Proteins encoded in a region of the Streptomyces akebiae genome:
- the ftsX gene encoding permease-like cell division protein FtsX produces the protein MRAQFVLSEIGVGLRRNLTMTFAVIVSVALSLALFGGSLLMSDQVSQMKGYWYDKVNVSIFLCNKSDAESDPNCAKGAVTTEQKNQIKSDLGKMAVVENVAHESQDEAYKHYKEQFGDSPLASSLTPDQMQESYRIKLKDPEKYQVIASAFNGRDGVQSVQDQKGILDNLFKLLGYLNLAARGVMAVMLVVALLLIVNTVRVSAFSRRREIGIMRLVGASGFYIQAPFIMEAAVAGVIGGVIACVFLGLGQYFVIDNGVALSQNLPLINFVGWDAVLIKLPLILTVSFLMPALAAFVALRKYLKV, from the coding sequence ATGCGCGCCCAGTTCGTCCTGTCGGAGATCGGTGTCGGTCTCCGCCGCAATCTCACGATGACCTTCGCGGTCATCGTCTCCGTCGCCCTCTCCCTCGCCCTGTTCGGCGGCTCACTGCTGATGAGCGACCAGGTCAGCCAGATGAAGGGCTACTGGTACGACAAGGTCAACGTGTCGATCTTCCTCTGCAACAAGAGCGACGCGGAGTCCGACCCCAACTGCGCCAAGGGCGCCGTCACGACCGAGCAGAAGAACCAGATCAAGTCCGACCTGGGCAAGATGGCGGTCGTCGAGAACGTCGCCCACGAGTCGCAGGACGAGGCGTACAAGCACTACAAGGAGCAGTTCGGCGACTCCCCGCTGGCCAGCAGCCTCACCCCGGACCAGATGCAGGAGTCGTACCGCATCAAGCTGAAGGACCCGGAGAAGTACCAGGTCATCGCGAGCGCCTTCAACGGCCGTGACGGTGTCCAGTCGGTGCAGGACCAGAAGGGCATCCTGGACAACCTCTTCAAGCTCCTCGGCTACCTGAACCTCGCGGCGCGCGGTGTGATGGCGGTCATGCTGGTCGTGGCGCTGCTGCTGATCGTCAACACCGTGCGTGTCTCGGCGTTCAGCCGTCGTCGTGAGATCGGGATCATGCGGCTGGTGGGCGCCTCGGGCTTCTACATCCAGGCGCCGTTCATCATGGAGGCGGCGGTCGCCGGTGTCATCGGCGGAGTGATCGCCTGCGTCTTCCTGGGCCTCGGCCAGTACTTCGTGATCGACAACGGAGTGGCGCTGTCCCAGAACCTGCCCCTGATCAATTTCGTCGGCTGGGACGCGGTCCTCATCAAGCTGCCGCTCATCCTCACGGTGAGCTTCCTGATGCCGGCGTTGGCCGCGTTCGTCGCGCTGCGCAAGTACCTGAAGGTGTGA
- a CDS encoding S41 family peptidase — translation MSGRDLFSQPRRIGRGAALTLVFASVLATGAATGSFDGPRGGTTPVTNPSRSAPADKEQDVADAAAEAMAEGKSPVEAAERAVSRSGDRWGAVYSEGEYEQFEEALDGEYTGVGLWTRLERDGRIEVTRVQGGSPAARAGIRAGDRLVGVDGEKVDGRPVTEVVSLLRGDAIDEGTGNAGAPKSAAAGTKVTLVLERAGRTWSATLRRARLSTEDVTVSRTAGGVGVITVDAFTKGSGDLVRAAVEQSPDAAGFVLDLRGNSGGLVSEAVTAASVFLDGGLVATYDVKGRQRALHAEPGGDTTRPLVALVDGGTMSAAELLTGALQDRGRAVVVGSRTFGKGSVQMPSRLPDGSVAELTVGHYRTPSGRGVDGRGITPDLEADEDALQRAETVLSGLGQ, via the coding sequence ATGTCAGGCCGAGACCTGTTCTCCCAGCCCCGCCGCATCGGCCGCGGGGCAGCCCTGACATTGGTCTTCGCGAGCGTGCTCGCCACCGGCGCCGCGACCGGCTCCTTCGACGGCCCGCGCGGTGGGACCACGCCCGTCACGAACCCCTCCCGCTCCGCCCCGGCCGACAAGGAGCAGGACGTCGCCGACGCCGCCGCCGAGGCCATGGCCGAGGGCAAGTCCCCCGTGGAGGCCGCCGAGCGTGCCGTCAGCCGCAGCGGCGACCGGTGGGGCGCGGTCTACTCCGAGGGCGAGTACGAGCAGTTCGAGGAGGCCCTCGACGGCGAGTACACCGGCGTCGGCCTCTGGACCCGGCTGGAGCGCGACGGCCGGATCGAGGTGACCCGGGTGCAGGGCGGCTCACCCGCCGCCCGCGCCGGGATCCGCGCGGGGGACCGCCTCGTCGGCGTCGACGGCGAGAAGGTCGACGGCCGCCCGGTCACCGAGGTCGTCTCCTTACTCCGCGGCGACGCGATCGACGAGGGCACCGGGAACGCCGGGGCCCCGAAGAGCGCGGCCGCCGGTACGAAGGTGACGCTGGTGCTGGAGCGCGCCGGCCGGACCTGGTCCGCGACCCTGCGCCGGGCCCGCCTCTCCACCGAGGACGTGACCGTGAGCCGCACCGCCGGCGGGGTCGGCGTCATCACCGTCGACGCGTTCACCAAGGGCTCCGGCGATCTCGTACGAGCCGCCGTCGAGCAGTCCCCCGACGCCGCAGGCTTCGTCCTCGACCTCCGTGGCAACTCCGGCGGTCTGGTCTCCGAGGCCGTCACCGCCGCCTCCGTCTTCCTCGACGGGGGCCTCGTCGCCACGTACGACGTCAAGGGCAGGCAGCGGGCCCTGCACGCCGAACCCGGCGGCGACACCACCAGACCCCTGGTCGCGCTCGTCGACGGCGGCACGATGAGCGCGGCCGAGCTGCTCACCGGAGCCCTCCAGGACCGGGGACGCGCGGTGGTCGTGGGCTCCCGCACCTTCGGCAAGGGCTCCGTGCAGATGCCCAGCCGCCTCCCCGACGGCTCCGTCGCCGAACTGACCGTCGGCCACTACCGCACCCCCTCGGGCCGGGGCGTCGACGGCCGGGGCATCACCCCCGACCTCGAAGCGGACGAGGACGCCCTGCAGCGGGCCGAGACGGTGCTGAGCGGTCTCGGGCAATGA
- the smpB gene encoding SsrA-binding protein SmpB, with protein MYVPKESQPKQGGAAVKGRDGEKGGKKKIVAQNKKARHDYAIIDTYEAGLVLTGTEVKSLRQGRTSLADGFVQIDGGEAWLHNAHIPEYHQGSWTNHSARRKRKLLLHREEIDKLESKAQETGHTIVPLALYFKDGRAKAEIALARGKKEYDKRQTLREKQDRRESDRAIAAAKRKQRGQ; from the coding sequence ATGTACGTACCGAAAGAGTCCCAGCCCAAGCAGGGCGGGGCGGCCGTCAAGGGCCGGGACGGCGAGAAGGGCGGCAAGAAGAAGATCGTCGCCCAGAACAAGAAGGCCCGGCACGACTACGCGATCATCGACACGTACGAGGCCGGCCTCGTGCTGACGGGCACGGAGGTCAAGTCGCTGCGTCAGGGCCGGACCTCGCTGGCCGACGGCTTCGTCCAGATCGACGGGGGCGAGGCGTGGCTGCACAACGCCCACATCCCCGAGTACCACCAGGGCAGCTGGACCAACCACTCCGCGCGCCGCAAGCGGAAGCTCCTGCTGCACCGCGAGGAGATCGACAAGCTGGAGTCCAAGGCGCAGGAGACGGGCCACACGATCGTGCCCCTCGCCCTGTACTTCAAGGACGGCCGGGCCAAGGCCGAGATCGCGCTCGCGCGAGGCAAGAAGGAGTACGACAAGCGGCAGACGCTGCGGGAGAAGCAGGACCGGCGGGAGTCGGACCGGGCGATCGCGGCGGCGAAGCGGAAGCAGCGGGGCCAGTAG
- a CDS encoding LacI family DNA-binding transcriptional regulator, protein MTVKITDVARHAGVSPSTVSYALSGKRPISAETRARVEASIRELGYRPHAGARALASSKSNVLAMVVPLRAGIHVPVVMRFAVSAVTTAREHDHDVLLLTQEEGEEGLRRVADSALVDALIVMDVQLHDPRLPLLRTLDRPSVLIGFPADPSGLTCIDLDFRTAGELCVEHLAGLGHRVVGLIGSPPEVYVRQTSFAQRVVQGFTSAATRNGMSSTVHPCEATPAAARAVAERLLREQPALTGVVIHNEAVLEPLVDAFEHLGLRVPADLSITALCPDDVAAALPVPVTSIAIPAAEVGEQAVALLMRKLSGTPVPEATLLPPRLTVRASTARRVTG, encoded by the coding sequence GTGACGGTGAAGATCACGGACGTGGCCCGGCACGCGGGCGTCTCCCCGAGCACCGTCTCGTACGCGCTGAGCGGCAAGCGCCCGATCTCGGCGGAGACACGGGCGCGGGTCGAGGCGTCCATCCGCGAGCTGGGGTACCGCCCGCACGCGGGCGCCCGCGCCCTGGCCAGCAGCAAGTCGAACGTGTTGGCGATGGTGGTGCCGTTACGGGCCGGGATCCATGTGCCGGTGGTCATGCGGTTCGCGGTCTCGGCGGTCACGACCGCCCGCGAACACGACCACGACGTCCTGCTGTTGACGCAGGAGGAGGGCGAGGAGGGCCTGCGGCGGGTGGCGGACTCGGCCCTGGTGGACGCGTTGATCGTGATGGACGTCCAACTCCACGATCCGAGGCTGCCGTTGCTGCGCACGCTGGACCGTCCCTCGGTCCTGATCGGCTTTCCCGCCGATCCCTCCGGCCTGACCTGCATCGACCTGGACTTCAGGACGGCGGGCGAACTGTGTGTGGAGCATCTGGCCGGTCTGGGCCACCGCGTGGTGGGCCTGATCGGCTCGCCGCCCGAGGTCTACGTCCGCCAGACGTCCTTCGCGCAGCGTGTCGTCCAGGGCTTCACCTCCGCCGCCACCCGCAACGGCATGTCCTCCACGGTGCACCCCTGCGAGGCCACCCCGGCGGCGGCCCGCGCGGTCGCGGAACGCCTGCTGCGCGAACAACCGGCCCTCACGGGTGTGGTGATCCACAACGAGGCGGTCCTGGAACCCCTGGTCGACGCGTTCGAGCACCTGGGCCTACGCGTCCCCGCCGACCTCTCGATCACGGCCCTGTGCCCGGACGACGTCGCCGCGGCCCTCCCCGTGCCCGTCACCTCGATCGCCATCCCGGCGGCGGAGGTGGGCGAACAGGCGGTGGCCCTGCTGATGAGGAAGCTCTCCGGCACGCCCGTCCCCGAGGCCACCCTGCTCCCGCCCCGCCTGACCGTACGGGCGAGCACGGCCCGCCGGGTGACGGGATGA
- the yicI gene encoding alpha-xylosidase — protein sequence MKFTDGYWLLREGVTAAYPVEVLDVTATEGGALEVHAPTQPIRHRGDLLKGPVVTISAHAPMPDVIGVTFTHFEGERPRGPRFELTSEEFTPHASYDDEHATLTAGELSVRVSRGGPWHVDFLAHGRTLTTSGPKSMGIMREASGAHYLREQLNLGVGTSVYGLGERFGPLVKNGQVVDIWNADGGTATEQAYKNVPFYLTDAGYGVFVDHPGKVSFEVASEVVSRVQFSAETQQLTYYVIYGPTPKDILRKYTALTGRPALPPAWSFGLWLSTSFTTSYDEETVTSFIEGMRERRLPLSVFHFDCFWMREFQWCDFEWDPRVFPDPEGMLARLKRRGLRISVWINPYIAQRSPLFAEGKALGHLLRRPDGSVWQWDLWQPGMALVDFTSPAAREWYASKLEALLAQGVDCFKTDFGERVPLDVAWSDGTDPERMHNYYTYLYNRTVFDVLRKHRGEGEAVLFARSATVGGQRFPVHWGGDCESTYESMAESLRGGLSLGLSGFGYWSHDIGGFEGTPSPALFKRWIAFGLLSSHSRLHGSSSYRVPWLFDDESVDVLRKFTHLKLSLMPYLYEAARTAHTEGVPLMRAMVLEFPDDPGCAHLERQYMLGPDLLVAPVFNDEGDVTYYVPEGTWTRFPDGGTVTGPRWVRERHDFTSVPLLVRPGAVVPVGAAVDRPDYDHADGVTLHAYGLEHGAQVTVPVGGVTFTVVREGNVLRASCGEPRAAWGLAAHGREVRAEAGTGFLTLELDGESAPPGTRAM from the coding sequence ATGAAGTTCACCGACGGCTACTGGCTGCTCCGCGAGGGCGTCACCGCCGCGTACCCGGTCGAGGTGCTCGACGTCACCGCGACGGAGGGCGGCGCCCTGGAGGTGCACGCCCCGACCCAGCCCATCCGCCACCGCGGCGACCTGCTGAAGGGACCGGTCGTGACGATCAGCGCCCACGCCCCGATGCCCGACGTCATCGGTGTCACGTTCACCCACTTCGAGGGCGAGCGCCCACGCGGCCCGCGCTTCGAGCTGACGAGCGAGGAGTTCACCCCGCACGCCTCCTACGACGACGAGCACGCCACCCTCACCGCCGGAGAACTGTCGGTCCGTGTCTCGCGCGGCGGCCCCTGGCACGTCGACTTCCTCGCCCACGGCCGCACGCTCACCACCAGCGGCCCCAAGTCGATGGGCATCATGCGCGAGGCGTCCGGCGCCCACTACCTCCGTGAACAGCTCAACCTGGGCGTCGGCACCAGCGTCTACGGCCTCGGCGAGCGCTTCGGCCCGCTGGTCAAGAACGGCCAGGTGGTGGACATCTGGAACGCCGACGGCGGCACGGCCACCGAGCAGGCCTACAAGAACGTGCCGTTCTATCTCACCGACGCGGGCTACGGCGTCTTCGTCGACCACCCCGGCAAGGTGTCCTTCGAGGTCGCCTCGGAGGTGGTGTCGCGGGTCCAGTTCAGCGCGGAGACCCAGCAGCTCACGTACTACGTCATCTACGGCCCCACCCCGAAGGACATCCTCCGCAAGTACACCGCCCTCACCGGCCGCCCGGCCCTCCCGCCCGCCTGGTCGTTCGGCCTGTGGCTGTCGACCTCCTTCACCACCTCCTACGACGAGGAGACGGTGACCTCCTTCATCGAGGGCATGCGGGAGCGCCGGCTGCCCCTGTCCGTCTTCCACTTCGACTGCTTCTGGATGCGCGAGTTCCAGTGGTGCGACTTCGAGTGGGATCCCCGGGTCTTCCCCGATCCGGAGGGCATGCTGGCCCGCCTCAAACGCCGGGGGCTGAGGATCAGCGTCTGGATCAACCCGTACATCGCCCAGCGCTCCCCGCTCTTCGCGGAGGGCAAGGCCCTCGGCCATCTCCTGCGCCGGCCGGACGGCAGCGTCTGGCAGTGGGACCTCTGGCAGCCCGGTATGGCGCTGGTCGACTTCACCAGCCCGGCGGCCCGCGAGTGGTACGCGTCGAAGCTGGAGGCGCTGCTCGCCCAGGGCGTCGACTGCTTCAAGACCGACTTCGGCGAGCGGGTGCCCCTGGACGTGGCCTGGTCCGACGGCACGGACCCGGAGCGGATGCACAACTACTACACCTACCTCTACAACCGCACCGTCTTCGACGTCCTGCGCAAACACCGGGGCGAGGGCGAGGCGGTCCTCTTCGCCCGCTCGGCGACGGTCGGCGGCCAGCGCTTCCCCGTCCACTGGGGCGGCGACTGCGAGTCCACGTACGAGTCGATGGCCGAGTCGCTGCGGGGAGGTCTGTCGCTCGGCCTGTCGGGCTTCGGCTACTGGAGCCACGACATCGGCGGCTTCGAGGGCACCCCCTCACCCGCCCTGTTCAAGCGCTGGATCGCCTTCGGCCTGCTCTCCTCGCACAGCCGTCTGCACGGCTCGTCGTCGTACCGGGTCCCCTGGCTCTTCGACGACGAATCGGTCGACGTGCTCCGGAAGTTCACCCACCTCAAGCTCAGCCTCATGCCCTACCTCTACGAGGCCGCGCGCACCGCCCACACCGAGGGGGTGCCGTTGATGCGGGCGATGGTGCTGGAGTTCCCGGACGACCCGGGCTGCGCTCATCTGGAACGCCAGTACATGCTCGGCCCCGACCTCCTCGTGGCGCCCGTCTTCAACGACGAGGGCGACGTCACGTACTACGTCCCCGAGGGCACCTGGACCCGCTTCCCGGACGGCGGCACGGTCACCGGCCCCCGCTGGGTCCGCGAACGGCACGACTTCACCAGCGTGCCGCTCCTCGTCCGGCCGGGCGCGGTCGTCCCGGTCGGCGCGGCGGTGGACCGCCCGGACTACGACCACGCCGACGGGGTCACCCTGCACGCGTACGGCCTCGAACACGGCGCCCAGGTGACGGTCCCGGTGGGCGGGGTGACGTTCACCGTCGTACGGGAGGGGAACGTGCTGCGGGCGTCCTGCGGTGAGCCGCGGGCGGCCTGGGGGCTCGCGGCGCACGGGCGTGAGGTGCGGGCGGAGGCGGGCACGGGGTTCCTGACGCTGGAACTGGACGGGGAGTCCGCTCCCCCGGGAACGAGGGCGATGTGA
- a CDS encoding carbohydrate ABC transporter permease — protein sequence MTTALRRYPVLIALCVAALFMIVPFLIVALNAVKSPAEYAQNGPLSLPEGFHTDGVRDFWERVDFGRKLVNSVLISGSVALLAVVLSVLNAYAIGIGRIRGRTWVLAFFVLANVLPQEALVYPVYYLSKEVGLYDTRLSVIIVFTVIQAAFGTYLLSSVLGQFPREIVEAARIDGATRWQVLWRIVVPVSRPTLGVLLVFFFIWTWNEFLLPLVMLISNDNQTVSVALGVLQGQRLMDATMTNAAALLGLLPALVFFLLFQRTLTRGIAVGAVK from the coding sequence GTGACCACCGCCCTGCGCCGCTACCCGGTGCTGATCGCCCTGTGCGTCGCGGCCCTGTTCATGATCGTGCCGTTCCTGATCGTCGCGCTCAACGCGGTCAAGTCCCCTGCGGAATATGCCCAGAACGGCCCCCTCAGTCTCCCCGAGGGCTTCCACACGGACGGCGTGAGGGACTTCTGGGAGCGCGTCGACTTCGGCCGGAAGCTCGTCAACTCGGTGCTGATCAGCGGCTCGGTGGCGCTGCTCGCCGTGGTCCTGTCCGTCCTGAACGCGTACGCGATCGGCATCGGCCGGATCAGGGGCCGGACCTGGGTCCTCGCCTTCTTCGTCCTGGCGAACGTGCTCCCGCAGGAGGCGCTGGTCTACCCGGTCTACTACCTGAGCAAGGAGGTCGGCCTCTACGACACGAGGCTCAGCGTGATCATCGTCTTCACGGTGATCCAGGCGGCCTTCGGCACCTACCTCCTCTCCTCGGTCCTCGGGCAGTTCCCCCGCGAGATCGTCGAGGCGGCCCGGATCGACGGCGCGACCAGGTGGCAGGTGCTGTGGCGGATCGTCGTCCCCGTGAGCCGACCCACCCTGGGCGTGCTCCTGGTCTTCTTCTTCATCTGGACCTGGAACGAGTTCCTGCTCCCCCTGGTCATGCTGATCTCCAACGACAACCAGACCGTGTCCGTGGCCCTCGGCGTCCTCCAGGGCCAGCGTCTGATGGACGCCACGATGACCAACGCGGCCGCCCTGCTCGGCCTGCTCCCCGCCCTGGTGTTCTTCCTCCTCTTCCAGCGCACCCTCACCCGCGGCATCGCCGTGGGAGCCGTGAAGTAG
- a CDS encoding carbohydrate ABC transporter permease encodes MTVTVERGSAAGGKRHSGGAAHRPRRPGDSYALFLLPGALAFLAVVVVPFLMNTGVSFTDWQGVGGPEWSGLANYRELAGDEDFWASFRHSLFMVVAMAAVPTALGLVLAAALFDFVGKHFGGRVTAVLRACFYLPQVLPIAVAGIVWSWILAPENGSLNESLKAVGLGGWQQDWLGDPDLALYTVMAVMVWVQLGFPLVVFMAGLQRVDPALYEAAELDGAGWWRRFRHITLPQIRPEIHVVLLWCTIAALKVFGAVYVLTKGGPGGATDVPSYFSFTTFFEKTQVGYGAAISTVLTVLVLALALVGLKLQERTDA; translated from the coding sequence ATGACGGTGACCGTCGAACGGGGGTCGGCGGCCGGTGGGAAGCGCCACTCCGGCGGCGCCGCCCACCGCCCCCGCCGCCCCGGTGACTCCTACGCCCTGTTCCTCCTGCCCGGTGCCCTCGCGTTCCTCGCCGTCGTCGTCGTCCCGTTCCTGATGAACACGGGGGTGAGCTTCACCGACTGGCAGGGCGTGGGCGGCCCCGAGTGGTCCGGCCTCGCCAACTACCGGGAACTGGCGGGCGACGAGGACTTCTGGGCGTCGTTCCGGCACAGCCTGTTCATGGTGGTCGCCATGGCCGCCGTGCCGACCGCGCTCGGGCTGGTCCTGGCCGCCGCCCTGTTCGACTTCGTCGGCAAACACTTCGGCGGCCGGGTCACCGCCGTGCTGCGCGCCTGCTTCTACCTGCCCCAGGTGCTGCCGATCGCGGTCGCCGGCATCGTCTGGAGCTGGATCCTCGCCCCGGAGAACGGCTCCCTGAACGAGTCGCTGAAAGCGGTCGGGCTGGGCGGATGGCAGCAGGACTGGCTCGGCGACCCGGACCTCGCCCTCTACACCGTCATGGCCGTGATGGTGTGGGTGCAGCTCGGTTTTCCCCTGGTGGTCTTCATGGCGGGCCTGCAACGCGTCGACCCGGCGCTGTACGAGGCGGCCGAGCTGGACGGCGCCGGCTGGTGGCGCCGCTTCCGCCACATCACGCTGCCGCAGATCCGGCCCGAGATCCACGTCGTCCTGCTCTGGTGCACGATCGCCGCGCTCAAGGTGTTCGGCGCGGTGTACGTGCTGACGAAGGGCGGCCCCGGCGGTGCCACGGACGTGCCGTCCTACTTCTCCTTCACCACGTTCTTCGAGAAGACCCAGGTCGGTTACGGCGCGGCGATCTCCACCGTCCTGACCGTGCTCGTCCTCGCCCTGGCCCTGGTCGGCCTGAAGCTGCAGGAGAGGACCGACGCGTGA
- a CDS encoding ABC transporter substrate-binding protein — MSTARRRMTAVAAAALSGALLLTSCGGSDGGGGGDGRTLRLWHYEGPDSAMGVAWNAAIEEFERTHPGVEVEFEEKGFEQIRKTAPMVLNSSDAPDLMEYNKGNATAGLLSKQGLLTDLTPEVTARGWDKKIGAGVRTTSQYDTDGVMGSGKWYGVPNYAEYTMVFYNKDLFAEHGIAEPTTLAELTAAMDEFVEADITPLANAGAEYMAQQYLYQLALSKADRAWVNAYELYQGETDFHDAAWTYGARTFADWVEKGYISEKSTGTKSEDAGVSFIQGKAPMLFSGSWWYGRFQAENQFDWGTFPWPGTDLTLGSGGNLWVVPEGAKNKELAYDFIDITMSEKIQNLLGEKGGVPVAADPTAITDPRAKELIADFNTLSEKDGLAFYPDWPVPGFYDVLVSETQKLITGGSDPDAYLDAIGEAYEKDAPKR, encoded by the coding sequence ATGTCAACGGCACGAAGGCGTATGACGGCGGTCGCGGCGGCGGCCCTGAGCGGGGCGCTGCTCCTGACCTCCTGCGGCGGCTCGGACGGCGGCGGGGGCGGGGACGGCAGGACGCTCCGCCTCTGGCACTACGAGGGTCCCGACAGCGCGATGGGCGTGGCGTGGAACGCGGCGATCGAGGAGTTCGAGAGGACACATCCGGGCGTCGAGGTCGAGTTCGAGGAGAAAGGCTTCGAACAGATCCGCAAGACGGCCCCGATGGTCCTCAACTCCTCCGACGCGCCCGACCTGATGGAGTACAACAAGGGCAACGCGACGGCCGGGCTCCTGTCCAAGCAGGGCCTTCTCACCGACCTCACCCCGGAGGTCACCGCGCGCGGCTGGGACAAGAAGATCGGCGCGGGTGTCCGCACCACCAGCCAGTACGACACCGACGGGGTCATGGGCTCCGGCAAGTGGTACGGCGTGCCGAACTACGCCGAGTACACGATGGTCTTCTACAACAAGGACCTCTTCGCGGAGCACGGCATCGCCGAGCCCACCACGCTCGCCGAACTCACCGCCGCCATGGACGAGTTCGTCGAGGCCGACATCACCCCGCTGGCCAACGCCGGTGCCGAGTACATGGCACAGCAGTACCTGTACCAGCTGGCGCTGAGCAAGGCGGACCGTGCCTGGGTGAACGCCTACGAGCTGTACCAGGGCGAGACCGACTTCCACGACGCCGCGTGGACGTACGGGGCGCGGACCTTCGCCGACTGGGTGGAGAAGGGGTACATCAGCGAGAAGTCGACGGGGACGAAGTCCGAGGACGCGGGCGTCTCGTTCATCCAGGGCAAGGCGCCGATGCTGTTCTCGGGAAGCTGGTGGTACGGCCGCTTCCAGGCGGAGAACCAGTTCGACTGGGGCACCTTCCCGTGGCCGGGCACCGACCTCACGCTCGGCTCGGGCGGCAACCTCTGGGTCGTCCCCGAGGGGGCGAAGAACAAGGAACTCGCCTACGACTTCATCGACATCACCATGTCGGAGAAGATCCAGAACCTGCTGGGAGAGAAGGGCGGGGTCCCGGTGGCCGCCGACCCGACCGCCATCACCGACCCACGGGCCAAGGAGCTGATCGCCGACTTCAACACCCTCTCCGAGAAGGACGGTCTGGCCTTCTACCCCGACTGGCCCGTGCCCGGCTTCTACGACGTCCTCGTCTCCGAGACCCAGAAACTGATCACCGGCGGCTCGGACCCGGACGCCTACCTGGACGCGATCGGGGAGGCGTACGAGAAGGACGCGCCGAAGCGATGA
- a CDS encoding MFS transporter, with protein MPHREPAEQHGPLLTVTADTLVAADFTSRRTSGATPRKGRGEPREKPHRTRTRRRTTTPTPYRALFQHPGTLRFAAAALLARLPMGMFSVSAILMIAGARGSYALAGAVVATGLGATALVAPWTARLVDRHGQARIAVPATAVALLGGLSLIACVRWNAPDWTLFASYAATAPVPNTGGMSRARWAHLLKDDPAALHTANSFEQAADELCFMLGPVLAAVLCTTLFPEAGTLVGGLLCMTGVLLFAAQRATEPPPTGRTTAKSPLRAPGIPPLLAVFLATGAVFGSLEVVTIAYADARGHASWAGVILGLQAAGSCAAGLAYGALRVTGPAERRFRRCLAAMTALMALPWLTAAGTGSLLFLAPALLLAGMATAPTMVTAMALVQHRTPQGRLNEGMTLAVTGLLGGIAGGSALGGWVAEHAPAAGTGFASGATGFAVPVAAAALALLIAMIRTNSRAPIDAL; from the coding sequence ATGCCGCACCGCGAACCCGCCGAGCAGCACGGCCCACTGCTGACCGTCACCGCCGACACCCTCGTGGCGGCCGACTTCACCTCTCGTCGCACCTCGGGGGCCACGCCCCGAAAGGGGCGCGGGGAACCGCGCGAGAAGCCCCACCGGACCCGTACCCGCCGACGCACCACCACCCCCACCCCCTACCGCGCCCTCTTCCAGCACCCCGGCACCCTCCGCTTCGCCGCGGCCGCCCTCCTCGCCCGCCTCCCCATGGGCATGTTCAGCGTGAGCGCGATCCTGATGATCGCCGGCGCCCGCGGCTCCTACGCCCTCGCCGGCGCGGTCGTCGCCACCGGCCTCGGCGCCACCGCCCTGGTCGCCCCCTGGACCGCCCGGCTGGTGGACCGCCACGGCCAGGCCAGGATCGCCGTACCCGCCACCGCCGTCGCCCTCCTCGGCGGCCTCTCGCTGATCGCCTGTGTCCGCTGGAACGCTCCGGACTGGACCCTGTTCGCCTCGTACGCGGCCACCGCCCCGGTCCCCAACACCGGCGGCATGTCCCGCGCCCGCTGGGCCCATCTCCTGAAGGACGACCCGGCCGCCCTGCACACCGCCAACTCCTTCGAACAGGCGGCGGACGAACTCTGCTTCATGCTCGGCCCGGTCCTCGCCGCCGTCCTGTGCACCACCCTGTTCCCCGAGGCCGGCACCCTGGTCGGCGGCCTGCTCTGCATGACGGGCGTCCTGCTCTTCGCCGCCCAGCGCGCCACGGAACCGCCGCCCACGGGCCGCACGACCGCGAAGTCCCCCCTGCGCGCCCCCGGCATCCCGCCGCTCCTCGCCGTCTTCCTCGCCACCGGCGCGGTCTTCGGGTCCCTGGAGGTCGTCACCATCGCCTACGCGGACGCCCGGGGCCACGCCTCCTGGGCGGGTGTGATCCTCGGCCTCCAGGCGGCCGGCTCCTGCGCGGCGGGGCTGGCCTACGGCGCGCTGCGGGTGACGGGCCCGGCGGAGCGCCGCTTCCGCCGGTGCCTTGCCGCGATGACCGCCCTGATGGCCCTCCCCTGGCTCACCGCCGCCGGCACCGGGTCCCTGCTGTTCCTCGCCCCGGCCCTCCTGCTCGCCGGCATGGCCACCGCCCCCACGATGGTCACCGCCATGGCCCTGGTCCAGCACCGCACCCCGCAGGGCCGGCTGAACGAGGGCATGACCCTCGCCGTCACGGGTCTGCTCGGCGGGATAGCGGGCGGCTCCGCCCTGGGCGGCTGGGTCGCGGAACACGCCCCGGCGGCGGGCACCGGCTTCGCCTCCGGCGCGACCGGCTTCGCGGTACCGGTGGCCGCGGCGGCCCTGGCTCTGCTGATCGCGATGATCCGGACGAATTCCCGCGCACCCATTGACGCACTCTGA